One region of Alosa sapidissima isolate fAloSap1 chromosome 1, fAloSap1.pri, whole genome shotgun sequence genomic DNA includes:
- the LOC121724676 gene encoding uncharacterized protein LOC121724676 isoform X3, producing MVRNTHIKVMYTWAVWREGTQEEEGVVSDIWINREKKTVRWPHKRRECDTYNLTSQAEEDDNEVIKLTRKRTKKGIPEDFVRSGLTDSNEESVMAVKLPTFPTAPRKLQPIEDTNMLLNTSHEDGVESGQVESADSPWEMSTPRSRHAARGHARDGYRSSQVQT from the exons ATGGTCAGGAACACACATATTAAG GTCATGTACACGTGGGCTGTTTGGAGGGAGGGTACCCAAGAGGAGGAGGGTGTAGTTTCTGACATTTGGATCAACAGAGAAAAGAAGACCGTCAGATGGCCAC ATAAGCGTCGTGAATGTGACACCTACAACTTGACCAGCCAGGCAGAGGAGGACGACAATGAGGTGATTAAATTAACGAGGAAGCGCACTAAAAAAGGAATCCCGGAGGATTTTGTTAGAAGTG GATTAACGGATTCGAATGAGGAGAGTGTCATGG CCGTCAAACTACCCACTTTCCCTACTGCACCAAGGAAGCTGCAGCCCATTGAGGACACAAACATGTTGCTCAATACTT CCCATGAAGATGGAGTGGAGAGTGGCCAAGTGGAGAGTGCGGACAGTCCCTGGGAGATGTCCACTCcta GATCTCGACATGCAGCAAGAGGTC ATGCGAGGGATGGCTATCGCTCCAG TCAGGTCCAGACATGA